CCCCGGCCACCGCGCCGGCCTGCAGAAGATCCCCAGCAACACCGACGCCGGCCGACGCCACGATTCCCTCCTCCGCTGCCTGGATCTCCTTCTCCGCGGCCACGATGCCCTTCTCGGCCGCCGCGATACCCTGCTCCACCGCCTTCTCCCCCTCCTCCACGATCTCCTCCGCTTCCTCCTCGATCTTCTTTATCCTCTTCCGGAGCCCGAAGAGCGGGATTTCCTGCGACCTGGCCTGGGGAGCGAGAGCggcgaggggtgcagcggtggagaGGACGAGGAAAAGCAGGCAGTTCCTCCTGCCGCCGAGAATTTGCCGCGGCGCCGGCTGAGGGGAGGATGAGGGGGTGATGAAGCAGCGGACGCCGCCACGGCGGCCGGCGCCGCAGTTAGAAAGGAGAGGGTTGAGGAGGAGCGCCGTGGAAGAGGAAGCCATGTCGACAATCTCGACTTGTGGTTGGAAGTCCCGATAGGTGTTGGAGTTATTGTTATCGTTGGGGCTGCGATCGATAGCCTTCCCTCGCCTTTGTGGATCAGGAAACGAGTCGTTTCCGTGATATTGCTGGACTAAAAAGTCGAATTTACCCTCCATATATTAAGGAACAATGGTTTGTGTCACAaatggctaattatatattatccatcTTCATCCTTATAGTTACTTTTAAAAgttacagatttttatgcttataaaattaaaatatttaattcgttTCTTCTTATATCTCGATTctgttaatgaaaatattatatcatttatcacTGAGCACAGATTCTATCTCATTTCGATTTAATTAGCTCACATATTGTGATGATAATGATCGGTGATAAGCCCTCCATTTATAACCAAATGTCGAATTCACCCTTCATAAACTAAAGAGTAATAGCTGGCACCATAGATAGTATACAGTGATGATGGTTATGATTAGAGATAAGCCCTTCATTTATAACAGCCCGACAAGTTGCGATCGGATTGGTCTTTTCCACCATTCCGTACAGTTCAACGCTCATGACGGTGTTGATCAAGTTCGTTACAGCACCAACCATCAAGTGCCACGTACCAGATAAATCAACATATCATGAAGATTCATCAAGAAAATATGGTGACTGGGTCGCATGTCCCGAGTAGCTGATCCCAATACACCGACAGCTTCCGTCGCTCCTCACCGCTCGATACTGATCGTCTTAAAATAAACCCCGAACTGGTGCAAAGCTTCGTCATCAAGCTCCCTCTTCGCCGCACTCCTTATCTTTGTTGGTTTCGGCGGAGAAACGGACGAACGAAAGCAAAAGGTGGCGATCGGCAAACAGAggctttctttctcctctttgccTCCCCTCAGTGCCTTCCTTTGTTCGGTTCTTGCGTCAGTCGGAGTTGACTTCGTGTAAGATCGTGTCGGTAATGTTATTACCTTGATCGCACTCGTCGAGCTGTTATTTTTTCCCCCTCTTTGATGCGGTTCGTTTTCGTGTTGATTTGGTTCGATCTCATCTAATTCTGCTTGAGATCTTGAGGGTTTTCGCAATTGGGTGACGGGACATTGTTTTGTTGCTGTTGGCGTGTTTTGATTCCTTCCGATGCTTCATTTCCACGATTTTGGAACGTCGATTTGATTGCTGGCAGCCACGATCGCATGTTTGATTTCTGGTTTGCTCCTTCCATCAGATATTTTCTTAATATCTTGCTCCTTTCCGTTCGAAGACCCGCGAATCGTAGTCGCAAAAAGCGTTTCTTTCGGATCGGAATCAATTCCAGATGCTTCTTTCTTGTAGCAGCCAATAACCGCATAAAGGAAGCTACTCTTGGTA
This Musa acuminata AAA Group cultivar baxijiao chromosome BXJ1-2, Cavendish_Baxijiao_AAA, whole genome shotgun sequence DNA region includes the following protein-coding sequences:
- the LOC135603893 gene encoding uncharacterized protein LOC135603893, encoding MEGKFDFLVQQYHGNDSFPDPQRRGKAIDRSPNDNNNSNTYRDFQPQVEIVDMASSSTALLLNPLLSNCGAGRRGGVRCFITPSSSPQPAPRQILGGRRNCLLFLVLSTAAPLAALAPQARSQEIPLFGLRKRIKKIEEEAEEIVEEGEKAVEQGIAAAEKGIVAAEKEIQAAEEGIVASAGVGVAGDLLQAGAVAGAEAVGVLVGVSVVNGILAPERQKL